A single region of the Salicibibacter cibi genome encodes:
- a CDS encoding transposase, producing MVSKHSKKGDQSLKGLYETLYPISQRLSIFMLKFIDTILASFRPCFNRVATFHWFVVIIIGMMMRSDHLGVTSIMRDLGLPVRRYETLIHFFRSSAWSLESLRRTWLQVVKRVAPLSYVKGKVVLIGDGMKQSKEAERMPGVKKRHQDSENSSKAAYIFGHLFGAVGVLMGTPKKWFCLPLVMNLQDGVKTIFGWDDASPERQASHVVQMIDQGFAAANTFKQALLLLDRYFLTTPALKRLNQCNQSGDAHMHIVTQAKSNVVAYERPVRKKGRGRPRKKGDRVKLYDLFQTRASEFQATTVIMYGKEETVQYLCLDLLWGQGLYQELRFVLVKHNGRLAILVSTDRTLAATDIIQLYGHRFKIECTFREMKQAIGSFGYRFWSKSMPKLQRYLKKGESHPLEHVKDKENIRLTIKAIEGFVMCNCIAMGLLQIIAVRYSHRVPRLFFRYLRTPSKAIVSEATVMAYLRRSIFFMFARNPHLPLTQIIQEKRHSSDFDDDWLAS from the coding sequence ATGGTATCCAAACATTCCAAGAAAGGAGACCAATCGCTGAAAGGGTTATACGAAACATTGTATCCGATTTCACAGCGATTGTCCATATTTATGCTAAAATTTATCGATACCATTTTGGCGTCATTTCGTCCCTGCTTTAACCGTGTTGCTACTTTCCATTGGTTTGTCGTCATTATTATAGGCATGATGATGCGTTCGGATCATTTGGGGGTTACCTCTATCATGCGCGATCTCGGGTTGCCTGTTCGTCGCTACGAAACGTTGATCCATTTCTTTCGTTCCTCCGCGTGGTCGCTGGAATCCCTTCGCAGAACATGGCTACAGGTGGTTAAACGTGTGGCCCCGCTCTCCTATGTCAAAGGGAAGGTGGTGCTTATCGGCGATGGGATGAAGCAGTCCAAGGAAGCTGAACGGATGCCCGGCGTCAAAAAACGCCATCAGGATTCCGAAAATTCCTCTAAAGCCGCGTACATCTTTGGCCATTTGTTTGGTGCCGTCGGCGTTCTCATGGGAACCCCGAAGAAATGGTTCTGTTTGCCGTTGGTCATGAATCTGCAAGATGGCGTGAAGACGATTTTTGGCTGGGACGATGCCTCACCAGAGCGGCAGGCGTCTCATGTCGTGCAGATGATCGATCAAGGTTTTGCGGCTGCAAACACGTTCAAACAAGCACTGCTGTTGTTGGATCGATATTTTCTGACCACGCCTGCGCTGAAACGATTGAATCAGTGCAATCAGTCAGGAGACGCTCATATGCATATCGTGACGCAAGCCAAATCAAATGTGGTGGCCTATGAACGCCCCGTCCGGAAAAAAGGCCGGGGTCGTCCGCGGAAGAAAGGCGATCGCGTCAAGTTGTACGATCTGTTTCAAACCCGCGCGTCCGAATTTCAAGCCACCACCGTCATCATGTATGGCAAGGAAGAGACGGTCCAATATCTCTGCCTGGATTTGCTATGGGGGCAAGGGCTCTATCAGGAACTGCGTTTTGTCTTGGTTAAACATAACGGGCGTTTGGCTATTTTGGTGAGCACCGACCGGACGCTTGCGGCTACGGACATCATCCAACTGTATGGGCACCGGTTCAAGATTGAATGTACGTTCCGTGAAATGAAGCAGGCCATCGGTAGCTTTGGCTATCGGTTCTGGAGTAAATCTATGCCCAAACTGCAGCGTTATCTGAAAAAGGGAGAATCCCACCCGCTAGAACACGTGAAGGACAAGGAGAACATCCGTCTGACGATCAAAGCCATCGAAGGATTCGTCATGTGCAACTGTATTGCGATGGGTCTGTTACAAATCATTGCGGTGCGCTATTCTCATCGTGTTCCGCGTTTGTTTTTCCGTTATTTGCGGACACCGTCCAAGGCCATCGTCTCCGAGGCTACAGTTATGGCTTATTTGCGCCGGTCGATTTTTTTCATGTTTGCCCGAAATCCGCATCTACCCTTAACGCAAATAATTCAAGAAAAGCGTCATTCGTCCGATTTTGACGATGATTGGTTGGCTTCATAG
- a CDS encoding AraC family transcriptional regulator, producing MDLLENMNAALDYIENNLDDEINYEEIAKIACFSEHHFKRMFSFIAGIPLTVYVRRRRLTLAAFDLKEVNMRVIDVAVKYGYHSPDSFSRAFQTLHEVTPSSAKNSDVPLKAYPRMTFQIAIKGDVEMNYRFVEKEAFTVVGKKETVASSETEFNPKMWEHLEEIEENVKPYDNTSFSGILHVSLTKEDGDIDYYIATATTKSCPEEFEQLQISSHTWAVFEAKGEMPEALLTTWERVYTEWFPTSGYELAEDPEFVRGINDITEIWIPVKKKKQKRGADAPSFAY from the coding sequence ATGGATTTGCTTGAAAATATGAACGCAGCCCTAGATTATATTGAAAACAATTTGGATGATGAGATTAACTATGAAGAGATTGCAAAGATCGCTTGCTTTTCTGAACATCATTTTAAACGAATGTTTTCGTTCATAGCCGGTATACCCTTGACGGTATATGTTCGTAGAAGACGTTTGACCTTAGCGGCTTTTGATTTAAAAGAAGTCAATATGAGAGTGATTGATGTCGCTGTTAAGTATGGTTACCATTCACCCGATTCATTTTCACGGGCATTTCAAACGCTCCACGAAGTAACGCCTAGTTCTGCCAAAAATTCGGATGTTCCATTAAAAGCTTATCCTCGAATGACCTTCCAAATTGCGATTAAGGGAGATGTAGAAATGAACTACAGATTTGTTGAAAAAGAAGCTTTTACCGTCGTAGGGAAGAAAGAAACAGTAGCGTCTAGTGAAACTGAATTTAATCCGAAAATGTGGGAGCATCTCGAAGAGATCGAGGAAAATGTAAAGCCATACGACAATACCTCGTTTTCAGGCATATTACATGTTTCATTGACTAAAGAGGACGGAGACATCGATTACTATATAGCTACAGCGACGACGAAGTCATGTCCCGAAGAATTTGAACAATTGCAGATTTCTTCCCATACATGGGCGGTATTTGAAGCAAAAGGGGAAATGCCAGAGGCATTATTAACGACATGGGAGCGAGTGTATACCGAGTGGTTCCCTACATCTGGTTATGAACTAGCTGAAGATCCTGAATTTGTTAGAGGAATCAACGATATAACGGAAATTTGGATACCTGTTAAGAAAAAGAAGCAAAAGAGGGGGGCGGATGCCCCCTCTTTTGCTTATTAA
- a CDS encoding DUF2306 domain-containing protein produces MFSFSLIIHVVAGFVALFTLWMPLFFRKGSRRHRFTGWIFTISMFIISGTSVHLALYRIWFDPTVTIEQFSFSIFLIFIAILSFSTAMYGLRVLRFKNHRGKHRHGIDWLIPAVLFMSAIIMSVYGFMVADSLLTWFPLLGVFLALSQLTYWWRQPRFRKSWVVEHLSGMLSCGIATVTAFVVFGAPQMFALDEAPIWLWFTPAIVITPLISYFSIKEKRKWRKRGKIDKTKPV; encoded by the coding sequence ATGTTTTCATTTTCGTTGATTATTCATGTTGTAGCGGGTTTCGTGGCTTTATTTACGTTATGGATGCCGTTATTTTTTCGAAAGGGCAGCAGGCGCCACCGTTTTACCGGTTGGATCTTTACGATCAGTATGTTCATCATCAGTGGAACTTCCGTACATCTGGCTTTATACAGAATCTGGTTTGATCCTACGGTGACAATTGAACAATTTTCTTTTTCCATCTTTTTGATTTTTATTGCGATATTAAGTTTTTCCACGGCAATGTACGGATTACGGGTGCTGAGATTTAAAAATCATAGAGGGAAACACCGACATGGAATCGATTGGTTGATTCCGGCCGTTCTTTTCATGAGCGCAATAATCATGAGTGTTTACGGTTTTATGGTTGCTGATTCTTTGCTAACCTGGTTTCCATTGCTGGGCGTTTTTCTGGCGTTATCTCAATTGACATACTGGTGGCGACAGCCCCGTTTTCGAAAGAGTTGGGTCGTTGAACACCTGTCCGGTATGCTCAGCTGCGGGATTGCGACGGTAACGGCGTTTGTTGTATTTGGGGCACCGCAAATGTTTGCCCTTGATGAAGCGCCTATTTGGTTATGGTTCACACCAGCGATTGTGATCACACCGCTGATTTCCTATTTTTCGATCAAAGAGAAACGTAAATGGCGGAAAAGAGGCAAGATTGATAAAACCAAGCCGGTATAA
- a CDS encoding PadR family transcriptional regulator: MKTEPKYIILGILTTDCRTGYEIKKLMDQSFSHFWKLSYGQIYPTLKKIVQEGLAKAHDIQQEGTPNRKEYHLTELGREELNKWLRAPVEELATQRNELLAKLFFARHLPTSVTIQHLQHYEERLKAQREVYQNIKTGLYAYESEKADVDYWVFTLNYGIKTTSAAIDWCVDTIECLERGGL, encoded by the coding sequence ATGAAAACGGAACCCAAGTACATTATTTTAGGAATTTTAACAACGGATTGTCGTACGGGATATGAAATAAAGAAGCTGATGGATCAAAGTTTTTCTCATTTTTGGAAACTAAGTTACGGACAGATCTATCCAACGTTGAAAAAAATCGTACAGGAAGGATTAGCAAAAGCGCATGATATACAACAGGAAGGAACGCCGAATCGCAAGGAATACCACCTCACAGAGTTGGGAAGGGAAGAACTTAATAAGTGGCTTCGTGCACCTGTGGAGGAATTGGCCACCCAACGTAATGAACTGCTCGCGAAACTGTTCTTTGCACGTCATTTGCCTACGTCGGTGACGATTCAACATTTGCAGCATTATGAGGAACGATTAAAAGCACAACGAGAGGTCTATCAGAATATAAAAACAGGACTCTATGCGTATGAAAGTGAGAAAGCCGATGTCGATTATTGGGTGTTCACGTTGAATTATGGCATTAAAACCACGTCAGCAGCCATTGACTGGTGTGTGGATACGATTGAATGTTTAGAAAGAGGGGGGCTTTGA
- a CDS encoding GntR family transcriptional regulator has product MKAVFDESKPIFQQIFEMIADDIVDGELREGEQIPSTTEISKFYQVNRATVQKGLSMLVDAGYAYKQRGVGVFVSEGAKDRLLAERKEEFHVQYVKPTLEEAKRLKMTKEEFIRLIEEDYDD; this is encoded by the coding sequence GTGAAGGCTGTTTTTGATGAATCAAAACCTATATTCCAGCAAATTTTCGAAATGATTGCTGATGATATTGTTGATGGGGAGTTGCGTGAAGGGGAGCAAATTCCCTCAACGACAGAGATATCCAAATTTTATCAAGTGAACCGGGCAACGGTGCAAAAAGGGTTATCGATGCTCGTTGATGCCGGCTATGCTTATAAACAACGAGGCGTTGGGGTTTTCGTAAGTGAAGGAGCGAAAGATCGGTTGCTTGCTGAGCGTAAAGAAGAATTTCATGTGCAATATGTTAAGCCCACGCTGGAAGAAGCGAAGCGACTTAAAATGACGAAAGAAGAATTTATTCGATTGATTGAGGAGGATTATGATGATTGA
- a CDS encoding ABC transporter ATP-binding protein yields MIDVQDLSFSYGNRAALKNVALRENEPVITGLWGRNGSGKTTLMKVISGMEKPNQGTVSVNGITPYNNSEAMNHVTFMQEDHPFSDLWDVEDALRFGAYFNENWDQSFAEYLLDVFDLPRKKKIRQFSKGMKSMIKITLGLASKAPVTVMDEPSNGLDASMRKQFYDVLLDTYEEHPRLIMLSTHHIEELVPLCEKIALIDQKTIIRYEEIENLKRYGVLLTGSSEAVKSVIGNSQVIDEQKIGKQLHVMMDEVFHADLEAKAKDAGVTIEKAPLQDYLVNLTKKETKKHEHA; encoded by the coding sequence ATGATTGATGTACAAGACTTATCGTTTTCCTATGGGAATAGAGCGGCATTGAAAAACGTTGCCTTACGGGAGAATGAACCGGTGATTACAGGTTTATGGGGGCGAAACGGCTCCGGGAAAACAACATTGATGAAGGTCATCTCCGGGATGGAGAAGCCAAATCAAGGAACCGTCAGCGTAAACGGAATCACCCCGTATAACAACAGTGAAGCAATGAACCATGTGACGTTCATGCAGGAAGATCATCCCTTTTCTGATTTATGGGATGTCGAAGACGCGCTTCGTTTTGGTGCTTATTTCAATGAAAATTGGGATCAGTCATTTGCCGAATATTTGCTGGATGTGTTTGACTTGCCAAGGAAAAAGAAGATCAGGCAATTTTCAAAAGGCATGAAAAGCATGATTAAGATTACGCTGGGGCTCGCGAGCAAGGCACCTGTAACGGTCATGGATGAACCTTCAAACGGCCTTGATGCCAGTATGCGTAAACAATTTTATGACGTATTGTTGGATACGTACGAAGAACACCCACGTTTAATTATGTTATCGACACACCACATTGAGGAACTGGTGCCACTTTGTGAAAAAATCGCGCTGATTGATCAAAAAACAATCATTCGATATGAAGAAATAGAAAATTTGAAAAGATACGGCGTGCTTTTAACAGGATCATCGGAAGCAGTGAAGTCAGTGATTGGCAATAGCCAAGTCATTGACGAACAAAAAATCGGGAAGCAATTACATGTCATGATGGACGAGGTTTTCCACGCTGATTTGGAAGCAAAAGCAAAAGATGCCGGTGTTACTATTGAAAAAGCACCACTTCAAGATTATCTCGTTAATCTGACAAAAAAGGAGACGAAAAAACATGAACACGCTTAA
- a CDS encoding glycosyltransferase family 4 protein has protein sequence MKILYVINKSTDGGVVSTTRSRINAFRKKGIEAEVFFLYRGDGAKMFENIRHYHSNRVKDFQERVTKGGYDCVIFVYSLNYLKHLPSSYKGKKVYELRGWTTGAEKQVSKKNISKSVDAIICIAHYIVPLVRPYFRKDIPIFVDGNTVDSLFYYVNDAKKVQKAALKPQKGHAVIAFVGRITTQKNWKEFIRIFRNISDEYQVEAWFVSNPKTSSDLQELHRICNNNHVNYKVFHVYNENMPEVYSTIADSGGCVLSTSIREGLGNSILEPMACQCPVVSSDKPGKNEIISHQSNGMLYELGNIKKGTGCVEKLLKDAPFRNTMIKNALSTIQRNYNQDVYVDRYLDIVTKI, from the coding sequence ATGAAAATTCTGTATGTCATTAATAAATCAACCGATGGCGGGGTAGTGAGCACAACACGAAGTCGCATCAATGCTTTTCGAAAAAAAGGGATTGAAGCCGAAGTGTTTTTCTTGTATCGCGGTGACGGTGCAAAAATGTTTGAAAATATTCGGCACTATCATTCGAATCGGGTTAAAGACTTTCAGGAGAGAGTGACAAAGGGGGGTTATGATTGTGTTATTTTCGTGTATTCCCTTAATTATTTGAAACACTTACCAAGCAGCTACAAAGGCAAGAAGGTATATGAACTCCGGGGTTGGACCACAGGAGCAGAAAAACAAGTGAGTAAAAAGAACATCAGTAAGTCTGTCGATGCCATTATTTGTATAGCACATTACATCGTCCCGTTGGTGAGGCCCTATTTCCGAAAGGACATCCCTATATTTGTAGATGGAAATACGGTTGATTCACTGTTTTATTATGTAAATGATGCTAAAAAAGTTCAGAAAGCAGCTCTTAAACCTCAAAAAGGTCACGCTGTCATTGCATTTGTTGGAAGAATTACGACGCAAAAAAATTGGAAAGAATTTATTAGAATTTTCCGAAATATATCAGATGAATATCAAGTGGAAGCCTGGTTTGTAAGTAATCCAAAAACATCTAGTGATTTACAAGAACTGCACCGAATATGTAACAACAATCATGTAAACTATAAAGTTTTTCATGTCTACAATGAAAATATGCCGGAAGTATATTCCACGATTGCTGATTCGGGGGGATGTGTATTGTCAACATCGATACGTGAAGGATTAGGGAATTCGATTTTGGAACCGATGGCATGCCAATGTCCGGTTGTCAGTTCAGATAAACCAGGCAAAAATGAGATCATTTCGCATCAATCTAACGGCATGCTTTATGAGCTAGGCAATATAAAGAAAGGCACCGGCTGTGTAGAGAAATTGTTAAAAGATGCCCCGTTTCGCAATACGATGATTAAAAATGCATTATCCACGATTCAACGCAATTATAATCAAGATGTCTATGTTGATCGATACCTGGACATCGTAACAAAAATATAG
- a CDS encoding glycosyltransferase family 4 protein: protein MEHANGKARKILLVADHPGWAFHHRAKEMMALPSSKNLKVDLKYRDQITAKDNNQYDIIYAMSVLIANRLHHKGIPLNKLAAGITSSRQFNRYKGGKGTYKKEFLDFFTNLRGVNTVSNEFVQQFNKYRPIYKTRTGINENLFKPSTDNTSQSTFTVGWVGRIDGHLHRELKGYDIVLSAIKGLDMKLDIRTFTKNNVSRDKMVEFYQGLDCFICSSESEHIPLPVLEAGACGVPIISTQVGIVPEVIKPYENGIIIQRNASAIREALLYLMKNPDQRKSMGRSIRHTILDQWTWDVCWKEWEDFFTAI from the coding sequence ATGGAACATGCAAACGGAAAGGCGCGAAAGATTTTATTAGTCGCTGATCACCCTGGGTGGGCATTTCATCATCGTGCAAAGGAAATGATGGCTTTACCGTCTAGTAAAAATCTTAAAGTTGACTTGAAATATCGTGACCAGATAACTGCTAAAGACAATAATCAATATGACATTATTTATGCGATGTCCGTACTGATTGCAAACAGACTCCATCATAAAGGTATTCCATTAAACAAATTAGCCGCCGGAATCACATCTTCACGGCAGTTTAATCGTTATAAAGGAGGTAAAGGTACGTATAAAAAGGAATTTCTTGATTTCTTTACGAATTTGCGTGGTGTTAATACTGTTTCAAATGAATTTGTTCAACAATTCAACAAGTATCGTCCCATTTATAAAACACGTACAGGAATTAATGAAAATCTATTTAAACCATCAACAGACAATACAAGCCAATCTACTTTTACTGTAGGCTGGGTCGGTCGAATAGACGGGCATCTCCATCGTGAATTGAAAGGATATGATATCGTCTTATCCGCAATAAAAGGCTTAGATATGAAACTGGATATTCGAACGTTTACCAAAAATAATGTTTCAAGAGATAAAATGGTTGAATTCTATCAAGGACTCGATTGTTTTATTTGCTCTAGTGAGTCTGAGCATATTCCCTTACCAGTTTTAGAGGCCGGCGCTTGTGGGGTTCCAATTATTTCCACGCAAGTAGGGATTGTTCCTGAGGTTATAAAACCATATGAAAATGGCATCATTATTCAGCGAAATGCGAGTGCCATTCGGGAGGCGCTTCTTTATTTAATGAAAAATCCTGATCAGCGCAAATCGATGGGAAGGTCCATTCGTCATACCATTCTTGACCAATGGACATGGGATGTGTGCTGGAAGGAATGGGAAGATTTTTTTACAGCGATATAG
- a CDS encoding DegV family protein: MSKIKIVTDSTTDLPKDILEKYCIHVMPLSIQIDDQSYVDQVDITPEDFLRKMALADSLPKTSQPAIGDMMQRFEEIGDDGSQILAIFLSSGLSGTYDTARMAATEVSADVTVVDSTYISSALGFQVVEAAKMANTGTSMKEIVKRMETIRKNSKLYVVLETLDNLVKGGRIGKGKAFLGSLLKLKPIATLEDGVYSPISKVRTQSQMIHTLMKNFESDAEDRIIRGVSISHANAFELAHKLKNALLTKSSLKDVMIQTTTPVISTYTGEGAIGLSYYTDAHE; encoded by the coding sequence ATGAGCAAAATAAAGATTGTTACAGACTCAACAACAGATTTACCCAAGGATATTTTGGAGAAATATTGCATTCACGTTATGCCTTTATCGATACAAATTGACGATCAGTCCTATGTTGATCAAGTGGATATTACACCCGAGGATTTCTTAAGAAAGATGGCACTTGCCGACAGCCTTCCAAAAACATCACAGCCGGCAATTGGAGATATGATGCAACGATTTGAAGAAATAGGTGATGACGGGAGTCAAATATTAGCGATATTTTTGTCTTCAGGTTTGAGTGGAACGTATGACACCGCACGCATGGCGGCTACGGAAGTGAGTGCCGATGTCACCGTTGTGGATTCAACGTACATTTCGTCAGCCCTAGGCTTTCAAGTTGTAGAAGCTGCGAAAATGGCCAATACCGGGACTTCAATGAAAGAGATTGTAAAAAGAATGGAAACCATTAGGAAAAATTCAAAACTATATGTTGTCCTTGAAACATTGGATAATCTAGTAAAAGGTGGGCGTATTGGTAAAGGGAAAGCTTTTTTAGGTTCGCTTCTCAAATTAAAACCGATCGCGACATTAGAAGATGGGGTCTATTCACCGATATCAAAAGTGCGAACACAATCACAAATGATTCATACACTCATGAAAAATTTTGAAAGTGATGCCGAGGACCGGATCATTAGGGGCGTTAGCATTTCTCACGCCAATGCGTTTGAGCTTGCCCATAAACTAAAGAATGCCCTTTTAACAAAAAGCAGTCTTAAGGATGTCATGATTCAAACAACAACGCCCGTCATCAGCACCTATACGGGCGAAGGAGCCATCGGGCTGTCCTACTATACGGATGCACACGAATAA
- a CDS encoding M15 family metallopeptidase, whose amino-acid sequence MKSLFFFMCLFAIFSTVLLFDFEQDHEQQAMAEDVISSDEELHPYVKEQKETLIEQAENVGINVVITEGYRSHERQDDLYAQGRTESGDIVTNAAAGESYHNYGLAIDFAIENGDGEIIWDIEYDGSGSGEPDWLEVAEIGEALGFEWGGHWNDYPHLQMDFGLSIEELQEAKQQLENE is encoded by the coding sequence ATGAAAAGTCTATTTTTCTTCATGTGTCTCTTTGCAATCTTTTCAACAGTCTTGCTGTTTGACTTCGAGCAAGATCACGAACAACAAGCCATGGCGGAGGATGTTATCTCCAGCGACGAAGAACTCCATCCATATGTTAAAGAACAAAAAGAAACACTGATCGAACAGGCAGAAAACGTCGGGATTAATGTCGTTATTACAGAAGGATACCGTTCCCATGAACGCCAAGATGACCTATACGCACAAGGTCGGACGGAATCCGGGGATATCGTGACAAATGCGGCGGCGGGTGAATCGTATCATAATTACGGTTTGGCCATCGACTTCGCAATTGAAAATGGCGACGGAGAAATCATTTGGGACATCGAATACGATGGCAGCGGAAGCGGCGAACCCGATTGGCTGGAAGTCGCAGAAATCGGAGAAGCGTTGGGATTTGAGTGGGGCGGCCACTGGAATGATTATCCCCATTTGCAAATGGACTTCGGTTTATCTATTGAAGAGCTTCAAGAGGCAAAACAACAACTGGAAAACGAATAA
- the fabF gene encoding beta-ketoacyl-ACP synthase II, producing the protein MKMKRVVVTGMGTVNPLGHHVDEAWKRALAGETGISPVTRLDAEQFPINVAGEIKGFEAEDYLDRKEARKMDRFTHYAVASAYMALEDADFKITDDNADRVGVWIGSGIGGMETYEKQFKQFTEKGVRRVSPFFVPMMIPDMASGQVSIFTGAKGINSCSVTACASGTNSIGDAFKVIQRGDADAMITGGTEAPITNMAIAGFCAAKAITTSDDPATASRPFDAERDGFVMGEGAGILILESLESAEARGADIYAEVIGYGSTGDAYHMTAPAPEGEGAARAMAQALSDGAIEKTDVGYINAHGTSTPYNDEYETTAIKGVFSDHAHDLVVSSTKSMTGHLLGSTGAVEAIFTIKSLVDQMAPPTINLHNPDPKCDLDYAANEKKPVQTNVALNNSFGFGGHNATLAFQTFNG; encoded by the coding sequence TTGAAGATGAAACGTGTCGTAGTCACAGGCATGGGGACGGTGAATCCGCTCGGGCACCATGTAGACGAGGCTTGGAAGCGAGCACTTGCAGGAGAGACGGGTATCAGCCCGGTAACGAGGTTGGATGCGGAACAATTCCCGATTAACGTCGCGGGTGAAATAAAAGGATTTGAAGCGGAAGATTATTTGGACCGAAAAGAGGCCAGGAAAATGGACCGGTTTACCCACTACGCCGTCGCTTCCGCTTATATGGCCCTCGAAGATGCCGATTTTAAAATTACCGATGACAACGCGGATCGTGTTGGTGTCTGGATTGGCTCCGGGATCGGGGGCATGGAAACGTACGAAAAACAATTCAAGCAATTTACCGAAAAAGGCGTTAGACGGGTAAGTCCATTTTTTGTGCCAATGATGATTCCGGATATGGCTTCCGGTCAAGTATCCATTTTCACCGGCGCAAAAGGGATAAACTCTTGTAGCGTTACCGCTTGTGCATCGGGAACGAATTCCATCGGCGATGCGTTCAAAGTCATTCAACGAGGAGACGCGGACGCCATGATAACCGGCGGAACGGAAGCGCCGATTACGAATATGGCGATCGCCGGTTTCTGCGCGGCCAAAGCCATAACGACTTCCGATGATCCCGCCACCGCCTCACGCCCGTTTGACGCGGAACGGGACGGATTTGTCATGGGCGAAGGAGCCGGTATTCTTATTTTGGAATCATTGGAATCTGCTGAAGCGCGAGGGGCAGACATTTACGCGGAAGTGATCGGTTATGGATCAACCGGAGACGCTTATCACATGACAGCACCTGCGCCGGAAGGGGAAGGCGCGGCCAGAGCAATGGCACAGGCACTTTCCGATGGAGCGATTGAAAAAACTGACGTTGGCTATATTAATGCCCACGGGACGAGCACCCCATACAATGATGAATATGAAACGACTGCGATCAAAGGTGTTTTTTCCGATCATGCCCATGATCTTGTCGTCAGTTCGACGAAATCCATGACCGGGCATTTATTGGGATCAACAGGCGCCGTTGAAGCCATTTTTACCATTAAATCGCTTGTTGATCAGATGGCGCCCCCAACCATTAATTTGCATAATCCCGATCCGAAATGTGATTTGGATTACGCGGCAAACGAAAAGAAGCCAGTCCAAACCAATGTCGCCCTGAACAATTCATTTGGCTTTGGAGGGCACAATGCAACACTTGCTTTTCAAACGTTCAATGGGTAA
- a CDS encoding beta-ketoacyl-ACP synthase III, giving the protein MRRTGIYGIGSFIEGKEVTNKDFEETLDTSDEWIQTRTGIERRIFAEDNVETSDMSYFAAVRALEHAEEKAEDLDLIIVASVTGDYPFPSVSSMIQDRLGAHKAAAMDIGAACAGFAYGVVTASQFISTGTYDRILVVGAEKLSKVTDFTDRNTAVLFGDGAGAAVVGPVGNDRGLLSFELGADGSGGSHIIANPYLYMNGREVFKFAVRQMGDTCMNLLEKANLTKDDVDYFVPHQANIRIMEAARQRLELPKEKMATTVHKYGNTSASSIPIALVEDLNRGKIKDGDLVVMVGFGSGLVWGGLALRWGR; this is encoded by the coding sequence ATGAGACGCACGGGCATATATGGAATTGGCAGTTTTATTGAAGGAAAAGAGGTTACAAATAAAGATTTCGAAGAGACGTTGGATACGAGTGACGAATGGATTCAAACACGCACGGGTATCGAACGGAGAATTTTTGCGGAAGATAATGTGGAAACCTCGGATATGTCTTATTTTGCTGCTGTTCGTGCACTTGAACATGCCGAGGAAAAAGCTGAGGACTTGGATCTGATCATCGTTGCGTCCGTGACAGGCGATTATCCTTTTCCCTCCGTATCATCCATGATTCAAGATCGCCTCGGCGCACATAAGGCAGCGGCAATGGATATCGGTGCCGCATGTGCTGGATTTGCGTACGGAGTCGTAACCGCCAGTCAATTCATATCTACCGGCACTTATGATCGGATTCTCGTCGTCGGCGCCGAAAAATTGTCAAAAGTAACGGATTTTACCGATCGCAATACAGCTGTTCTTTTTGGGGACGGCGCGGGGGCTGCAGTAGTTGGTCCCGTTGGCAACGATCGCGGATTGCTCTCCTTTGAACTGGGAGCAGATGGAAGTGGTGGCTCCCATATTATCGCAAATCCTTATCTCTATATGAATGGACGAGAGGTGTTCAAGTTTGCGGTACGCCAAATGGGCGATACGTGTATGAACTTGCTTGAAAAAGCCAATCTTACGAAAGATGATGTCGATTACTTCGTTCCTCACCAAGCAAATATCCGCATTATGGAAGCTGCCCGGCAACGATTGGAGCTCCCAAAAGAAAAAATGGCAACCACCGTTCACAAATACGGAAATACGTCTGCATCTTCAATTCCTATCGCTCTTGTTGAAGACTTAAATCGTGGTAAAATAAAAGATGGAGATTTAGTCGTGATGGTCGGATTCGGCTCCGGTCTTGTATGGGGCGGTCTCGCTCTTCGCTGGGGGCGATAG